A window from Cryobacterium sp. PAMC25264 encodes these proteins:
- a CDS encoding anti-sigma factor domain-containing protein yields the protein MNDHDKSTGDLTGNGSVDNPADLAGAYALHALSPDEAAVYERYLAQSVEARTEAAELGDTAVALGLSVAPVQPSSALKASLMAKLASTPQLAPRVAAEPPTPTDTTTDAPPAAIPIGSAPSHAAPTAPGAAGQNPAASGSDVTGAGDGRGSGSAADRAQRRWFQRPAGYLVAAAAAVALFVGGTVAGQALYGNPNDDFAQQQASSLAEIEASPDSQRAAAQTATGQDATLVWSGELGLSAIIVEDLPSLGDDQDYQLWYIGAAGPISAGTFDSDGSGTAWRVLDGTMTAGDTVGVTVEPKGGSEQPTTDPIVAIQSS from the coding sequence GTGAACGACCACGACAAGTCCACCGGTGACCTGACCGGCAACGGCTCCGTCGACAACCCGGCCGACCTGGCCGGCGCCTACGCTCTGCACGCCCTCAGCCCCGACGAGGCCGCCGTGTACGAGCGCTACCTCGCCCAGTCTGTTGAGGCCCGCACCGAGGCCGCCGAGTTGGGCGACACCGCCGTGGCCCTCGGCCTGTCCGTCGCCCCGGTGCAGCCCTCCAGCGCCCTCAAGGCCAGCCTGATGGCCAAACTTGCCAGCACCCCCCAGCTTGCTCCGCGGGTTGCCGCCGAACCGCCCACCCCCACCGATACGACCACGGATGCGCCGCCCGCGGCCATCCCGATCGGCTCCGCCCCCTCGCATGCTGCGCCCACCGCACCGGGCGCTGCGGGCCAGAACCCGGCAGCGTCGGGCTCGGACGTTACCGGCGCCGGCGACGGACGGGGCTCAGGCTCCGCCGCCGACCGTGCCCAGCGCCGCTGGTTCCAGCGTCCCGCCGGATACCTCGTCGCGGCAGCCGCGGCCGTCGCCCTGTTCGTGGGCGGCACCGTCGCCGGGCAGGCCCTGTACGGCAACCCGAACGACGACTTCGCCCAGCAGCAGGCCTCGAGCCTGGCCGAGATCGAGGCGTCGCCCGACAGCCAACGGGCCGCAGCGCAGACCGCGACCGGCCAGGATGCCACCCTGGTGTGGTCGGGCGAGCTCGGCCTGTCGGCGATCATCGTCGAAGACCTGCCCTCCCTCGGCGACGACCAGGACTACCAGCTCTGGTACATCGGCGCGGCCGGACCGATCTCGGCGGGGACTTTCGACTCCGACGGCTCCGGCACGGCCTGGCGGGTCCTGGACGGAACCATGACCGCCGGCGACACCGTGGGCGTCACCGTCGAACCCAAGGGCGGCTCCGAGCAGCCCACCACCGACCCGATTGTGGCCATCCAAAGCTCCTAG
- the pstS gene encoding phosphate ABC transporter substrate-binding protein PstS → MNLMRIGRPAVIAIAAALVLSSCASNETPASTGSDAPTESTLTGTINAAGASSQGSAQEAWISAFQTANPDVTINYDPSGSGAGRETFIAGGSDFAGSDSYLNDDELAGTFAACAPDTTAVDLPVYISPIAVIFNIEGVTDLNLDAATLAKIFKGDITTWNDPAIVALNADAKLPATAITAVHRSDDSGTTKNFSDYLNQNAADVWTEKPADPFPYQSGEGAQGTSGVVDAVTNGTGTIGYADASRAGDLGVAKIKVGEEFVGYTAEAAAAVVADSPLVDGRADNDLAIKLNRTTTDATHYPLVLVSYAVVCTEYADADQGALVKEYVSYMASEAGQEVAASAAGAAPLSSDLQSKVAAVLDTLK, encoded by the coding sequence GTGAATCTCATGCGTATTGGCCGCCCCGCGGTCATTGCCATCGCCGCAGCCCTCGTTCTCTCCTCCTGCGCGTCGAACGAAACACCCGCCAGCACGGGTTCCGACGCCCCGACCGAGAGCACCCTGACCGGCACGATCAACGCCGCAGGCGCCTCGTCGCAGGGCTCGGCCCAGGAGGCCTGGATCTCCGCCTTCCAGACGGCCAACCCGGACGTCACCATCAACTACGACCCGTCGGGCTCCGGCGCCGGTCGCGAGACCTTCATCGCCGGCGGCAGCGACTTCGCCGGTTCGGACTCCTACCTCAACGACGACGAGCTCGCCGGCACCTTCGCCGCCTGCGCGCCGGACACCACGGCGGTGGACCTCCCCGTCTACATCTCCCCCATCGCCGTGATCTTCAACATCGAGGGCGTCACCGACCTCAACCTCGACGCCGCCACCCTGGCCAAGATCTTCAAGGGCGACATCACCACCTGGAACGACCCGGCCATCGTCGCGCTGAACGCTGACGCCAAGCTTCCGGCCACCGCGATCACCGCCGTGCACCGCTCGGACGACTCGGGCACCACCAAGAACTTCTCCGACTACCTCAACCAGAACGCCGCTGACGTCTGGACCGAGAAGCCGGCCGACCCGTTCCCGTACCAGTCCGGTGAGGGCGCCCAGGGCACCTCCGGTGTCGTCGACGCCGTCACCAACGGCACCGGCACCATCGGCTACGCCGACGCCTCGCGCGCCGGTGACCTCGGCGTCGCCAAGATCAAGGTCGGCGAGGAATTCGTCGGCTACACCGCCGAGGCCGCAGCCGCTGTGGTCGCCGACTCCCCCCTCGTTGACGGCCGTGCCGACAACGACCTGGCCATCAAGCTGAACCGCACCACCACCGACGCGACGCACTACCCGCTCGTTCTGGTCAGCTACGCCGTGGTCTGCACCGAGTACGCGGACGCCGACCAGGGCGCCCTCGTCAAGGAGTACGTCAGCTACATGGCCAGCGAGGCCGGCCAGGAAGTGGCCGCGTCCGCTGCCGGCGCCGCACCGCTCTCCAGCGACCTGCAGTCCAAGGTCGCCGCGGTTCTCGACACCCTCAAGTAA
- a CDS encoding DapH/DapD/GlmU-related protein, whose translation MRKNIDVEVDTGVIEKYRRHPNGNGWVSGKSTVQPSAFISESAYIESGATVGREAWIGPGSWIDHGVVVGDKVFIGQNVHIGEGSLVSGGAHLGSHVRIGRNVRIAAGVRLDRDTRVPDNTDVATGNVGADGRRSHGLAA comes from the coding sequence GTGCGCAAGAACATTGACGTCGAAGTCGACACCGGTGTCATCGAAAAGTACCGTAGGCACCCGAACGGCAACGGCTGGGTATCGGGAAAATCCACCGTGCAACCGAGCGCGTTCATCTCCGAGTCCGCGTACATCGAGTCCGGTGCCACCGTGGGCCGGGAGGCCTGGATCGGCCCGGGCAGCTGGATCGACCACGGTGTCGTCGTGGGGGACAAAGTCTTCATCGGCCAGAACGTGCACATCGGCGAGGGCAGCCTCGTCAGCGGCGGTGCCCACCTGGGCAGCCACGTGCGCATCGGCCGCAACGTGCGCATCGCCGCCGGCGTGCGGTTGGACCGGGACACCCGGGTTCCGGACAACACCGATGTGGCCACCGGCAACGTGGGAGCAGACGGCCGCAGGTCGCACGGTCTGGCCGCCTAG
- the mshD gene encoding mycothiol synthase: MSLTLSAPDLSDTAFAARFHDVADASAHTDGYRPFNEQAMLDARSGRRSPQLLIEGEDAVGAAIFGRGEIDLVVHPRYRRRGHATAALRRLFEDEGGMSGDLTAWAHGDHPAARRLADRFGFSAERTLLQLERPLTDADSEAAPELPSGLIIDTFRPAPAGDAAEWVRLNALVFATHPEQGAITEADLADRMNEPWFDAGDLLLARDTQTGEPGRIVGYNWLKIEPGATLGEIYVLGVHPDAAGAGLGRALMLAGLGRLRERGCTAVELYVEAESAGPVRLYRSLGFAEATVDVQYRRAPR; this comes from the coding sequence GTGTCGCTCACTCTGTCGGCTCCTGACCTCTCCGACACGGCCTTCGCGGCCCGGTTCCACGATGTCGCCGACGCGAGCGCGCACACGGACGGCTATCGCCCGTTCAACGAACAGGCCATGCTCGACGCCCGCTCCGGCCGGCGCTCGCCCCAGCTGCTGATCGAGGGCGAGGACGCCGTCGGCGCCGCGATCTTCGGCCGCGGCGAGATCGACCTGGTCGTGCACCCGCGCTACCGTCGCCGGGGCCACGCCACGGCTGCGCTCCGCCGCCTGTTCGAGGACGAGGGCGGCATGTCGGGCGACCTCACCGCCTGGGCGCATGGCGACCACCCCGCGGCACGCCGCCTCGCCGACAGGTTCGGCTTCAGCGCCGAGCGCACCCTGCTGCAGCTGGAACGCCCGCTCACTGACGCGGACTCCGAGGCCGCCCCGGAGCTGCCGAGCGGCCTGATCATCGACACCTTCCGCCCGGCACCGGCCGGCGACGCCGCGGAGTGGGTGCGGTTGAACGCCCTGGTCTTCGCCACGCATCCGGAGCAGGGCGCCATCACCGAGGCCGACCTCGCCGACCGGATGAATGAGCCCTGGTTCGACGCGGGCGACCTACTCCTGGCCCGCGACACCCAGACCGGCGAGCCCGGCCGGATCGTCGGCTACAACTGGCTCAAGATCGAGCCCGGCGCCACGCTCGGTGAAATCTACGTTCTCGGTGTGCACCCGGATGCCGCGGGAGCCGGCCTCGGCCGCGCCCTCATGCTCGCGGGCCTGGGGCGCCTGCGCGAGCGCGGTTGCACGGCCGTCGAGCTCTACGTCGAGGCCGAAAGCGCCGGCCCGGTGCGGCTGTATCGCAGCCTCGGTTTCGCCGAGGCCACCGTGGATGTGCAGTACCGCAGGGCACCGCGTTAA
- a CDS encoding FABP family protein, translated as MYELPVGLPSELVPLSWLIGVWEGSGILDYTVDGETVTREFGQRISFSHDGLPHLNYSSYTWLEPEAPTTDASGPDSDSVPGPAPAATPLVTETGYWRLSRPQQAGDAGPGLLPGVGPAPFQTAEAVETLRNADGGFDIEVSLVHPGGILELYLGQVKGPRIDLATDAIVQTSGAKPYAAATRLYGLVDSHLLWAWDIAALGQDLRTHASGRLSRASS; from the coding sequence GTGTACGAACTTCCGGTCGGCTTGCCGTCCGAGCTCGTCCCCTTGTCCTGGTTGATCGGGGTCTGGGAAGGATCGGGAATCCTCGACTACACGGTCGACGGCGAAACCGTCACCCGCGAGTTCGGGCAGCGCATCAGCTTCAGCCATGACGGCCTGCCGCACCTCAACTACAGCTCGTACACCTGGCTCGAGCCCGAGGCGCCGACGACGGATGCGTCCGGCCCGGACTCCGACAGCGTCCCCGGCCCCGCACCGGCGGCGACTCCACTGGTGACCGAGACCGGGTACTGGCGGCTCAGCCGTCCGCAGCAAGCGGGTGACGCGGGCCCTGGCCTGCTCCCCGGTGTGGGTCCGGCCCCGTTCCAAACCGCCGAGGCGGTGGAGACCCTGCGGAACGCCGACGGCGGCTTCGACATCGAGGTGAGCCTGGTGCATCCCGGCGGAATCCTGGAGCTCTACCTCGGCCAGGTCAAGGGCCCCCGGATCGACCTCGCCACCGACGCGATCGTGCAGACCAGCGGCGCCAAGCCGTACGCGGCCGCGACCCGGCTGTATGGGCTGGTCGACAGCCACCTGCTCTGGGCGTGGGACATCGCCGCGCTCGGCCAGGACCTGCGCACGCACGCCTCCGGCCGGCTCAGTCGGGCCTCCTCCTAG
- the pstA gene encoding phosphate ABC transporter permease PstA: MSTMTVSAPVSNSLTAGKLPKNTPVMVLVASWVVVGAFFVVIFLSGATESFNWAGTLFFGTVLYCIALFLFSYFVEGVRRAKDRLVTAVVAIAFVVALIPLISLVGTTVVNGLPAFLTPTFFTESQRNVVGAGGGALHAIVGTLFVTGLATLISVPIGLLTAIYLTEYGRGRLARGITFFVDVMTGIPSIVAGLFAYALFSLLFNDPGIRFGFGGSVALSVLMIPVVVRSSEEMLKLVPNELREAAYALGVPKWLTIVKVVLPTSLAGIVTGVMISISRVIGETAPLLIIAGFTASMNYDMFSERMMTLPVFVYNQYASQGADSQAYIDRAWAGALTLIVIVMLLNLIARLVARTFSPKLGR, translated from the coding sequence ATGAGCACCATGACCGTCTCGGCTCCCGTCAGCAACTCCCTCACCGCCGGTAAGCTGCCCAAGAACACCCCCGTGATGGTGCTCGTCGCCAGCTGGGTCGTCGTGGGTGCGTTCTTCGTGGTGATCTTCCTCTCCGGCGCCACGGAGAGCTTCAACTGGGCCGGCACGCTGTTCTTCGGCACCGTGCTGTACTGCATCGCCCTGTTCCTCTTCTCCTACTTCGTCGAGGGCGTGCGCCGGGCCAAGGACCGCCTGGTCACCGCGGTTGTCGCCATCGCGTTCGTGGTCGCTCTGATCCCGCTGATCTCCCTGGTGGGCACCACCGTCGTCAACGGCCTGCCCGCCTTCCTCACCCCCACCTTCTTCACGGAGTCGCAGCGCAACGTCGTCGGCGCCGGCGGTGGCGCCCTGCACGCGATCGTGGGCACGCTCTTCGTCACCGGGCTCGCCACGCTCATCTCGGTGCCGATCGGACTGCTCACGGCCATCTACCTCACCGAGTACGGTCGCGGCCGGCTTGCCCGCGGCATCACGTTCTTCGTCGATGTGATGACCGGCATCCCCTCGATCGTGGCCGGCCTGTTCGCCTACGCGCTGTTCTCGCTGCTGTTCAACGACCCGGGCATCCGGTTCGGCTTCGGCGGGTCGGTGGCGCTGTCGGTGCTGATGATCCCCGTGGTGGTGCGCTCGAGCGAGGAAATGCTCAAGCTGGTGCCCAATGAGCTGCGCGAGGCCGCCTACGCCCTCGGCGTGCCCAAGTGGCTCACCATCGTGAAGGTCGTGCTGCCCACCTCGCTGGCCGGCATCGTCACCGGTGTGATGATCTCGATCTCCCGCGTCATCGGCGAGACCGCACCGCTGCTGATCATCGCGGGCTTCACCGCCAGCATGAACTACGACATGTTCAGCGAACGGATGATGACCCTGCCGGTGTTCGTGTACAACCAGTACGCCAGCCAGGGTGCCGACTCGCAGGCGTACATCGACCGTGCCTGGGCGGGCGCGCTCACGCTCATCGTGATCGTGATGCTGCTCAACCTCATCGCCCGACTCGTCGCGCGCACCTTCTCCCCTAAACTCGGCCGCTGA
- a CDS encoding RNA degradosome polyphosphate kinase, which yields MDGDNIPGTSGLESELDDDFDPQIGKNDPALPSERYLDRELSWLAFNQRVLELAEDPALPVLERANFLAIFASNLDEFFMVRVAGLKRRILTGLAVPTNIGRAPQDVLSDISKAAHVLQDRHAHAFQELVRPALAEHGVDIVTWDSLNDEDRRSLRGYFSNQIFPVLMPLAVDPAHPFPYISGLSLNLAVRLHSSKTGKQEFARLKVPSMLPRFVRVDRTESVDKVRFITLEDLIANHLGDLFPGMDILEHHVFRVTRNEDVVIEEDDTENLIKALEKELLRRRFGPPIRLEVTEDMDEVTLGLLVRELDVTEQEVYRLPAPLDLGGLFDLRIDRPDLHYTKHVPTTAAQLLTGEPNETPDIFRAISRGDVLLHHPYESFATSVQAFLEQAAADPNVLAIKQTLYRTSGDSPIVEALIAAAESGKQVLALVEIKARFDEQANISWARKLEKAGVHVVYGLVGLKTHCKLALVVRYEKGVLRHYSHIGTGNYNPKTSRIYEDMGLLTADDQVGKDLTRLFNELSGYAIEKKFKRLLVAPLHLRKALLKRIADETANAAAGKPSGIRIKVNSMVDEDIIDALYRASQAGVPVDVWVRGICSLKPGVPGMSENIRVRSILGRYLEHSRIFCFHTLGEPQVFIGSADMMHRNLDRRVEALVRLVDPRHLTEVDALFTRAMDERTSSWWLDENGEWTRHHQDAEGKPLDDMQNRLMQQIGQRKRPVSRR from the coding sequence ATGGACGGCGACAACATCCCAGGCACCTCGGGGCTCGAGAGTGAACTTGACGACGATTTTGACCCTCAGATCGGCAAAAACGATCCGGCACTCCCGAGCGAGCGGTACCTCGACCGCGAGCTGAGCTGGCTGGCCTTCAACCAGCGAGTGCTCGAGCTGGCCGAAGACCCGGCCCTGCCGGTGCTCGAACGCGCGAACTTCCTGGCCATCTTCGCCAGCAACCTCGACGAGTTCTTCATGGTTCGCGTCGCCGGTCTCAAGCGCCGCATCCTCACCGGGCTGGCCGTGCCCACCAACATCGGCCGCGCCCCACAGGATGTGCTCTCCGACATCTCCAAAGCCGCCCACGTGCTGCAGGACCGCCACGCCCACGCGTTCCAGGAGCTCGTGCGCCCGGCCCTGGCGGAGCACGGCGTGGACATCGTCACCTGGGACAGTCTGAACGACGAGGACCGCCGGTCGCTGCGCGGCTACTTCTCCAACCAGATCTTCCCGGTGCTGATGCCGCTGGCCGTCGACCCGGCGCATCCGTTCCCCTACATCTCCGGCCTCTCGCTCAACCTGGCCGTGCGGTTGCACAGCTCCAAGACCGGCAAGCAGGAGTTCGCCCGGCTCAAGGTGCCCTCGATGCTCCCCCGCTTCGTGCGGGTGGACCGCACCGAGTCCGTCGACAAGGTGCGCTTCATCACCCTCGAAGACCTCATCGCCAACCACCTGGGTGACCTGTTCCCCGGCATGGACATCCTCGAACACCACGTCTTCCGGGTCACCCGCAACGAAGACGTCGTGATCGAGGAAGACGACACCGAGAACCTCATCAAGGCCCTCGAGAAGGAGCTGCTGCGCCGCCGGTTCGGCCCGCCTATCCGTCTCGAGGTCACCGAGGACATGGACGAGGTGACCCTGGGCCTGCTCGTGCGCGAGCTCGACGTGACCGAGCAGGAGGTGTACCGGCTGCCCGCGCCGCTGGACCTCGGTGGCCTGTTCGACCTGCGCATCGATCGCCCTGACCTGCACTACACGAAGCACGTGCCCACCACGGCCGCGCAGTTGCTCACCGGCGAACCCAACGAGACCCCGGACATCTTCCGCGCCATCAGCCGCGGCGACGTGCTGCTGCACCACCCGTACGAGTCGTTCGCGACGAGCGTGCAGGCGTTCCTCGAGCAGGCCGCCGCCGACCCCAACGTGCTGGCCATCAAGCAGACCCTGTACCGCACCTCGGGCGACAGCCCCATCGTGGAGGCGTTGATCGCCGCCGCGGAGTCGGGCAAGCAGGTGCTCGCGCTGGTGGAGATCAAGGCCCGCTTCGACGAGCAGGCCAACATCTCTTGGGCACGCAAGCTCGAGAAGGCCGGTGTGCACGTGGTCTACGGGCTCGTCGGGCTCAAGACGCACTGCAAACTCGCGCTCGTGGTGCGCTACGAGAAGGGCGTGCTGCGCCACTACAGCCACATCGGCACGGGCAACTACAACCCCAAGACCAGCCGCATCTACGAAGACATGGGCCTGCTGACCGCGGATGACCAGGTCGGCAAGGACCTCACCCGGCTGTTCAACGAGCTCTCCGGCTACGCCATCGAGAAGAAGTTCAAGCGTCTGCTGGTGGCCCCGCTGCACCTGCGCAAGGCCCTGCTCAAGCGCATCGCCGACGAAACCGCGAACGCGGCGGCCGGCAAGCCGTCGGGCATCCGGATCAAGGTGAACTCGATGGTCGACGAGGACATCATCGACGCGCTCTACCGGGCCAGCCAGGCCGGAGTGCCCGTCGACGTGTGGGTGCGCGGCATCTGCAGTCTCAAGCCCGGTGTGCCCGGCATGAGCGAGAACATCCGGGTGCGCTCGATCCTGGGGCGCTACCTCGAGCACTCGCGGATCTTCTGCTTCCACACTCTGGGCGAGCCGCAGGTGTTCATCGGCAGCGCCGACATGATGCACCGCAACCTCGACCGCCGGGTGGAGGCGCTCGTGCGCCTGGTCGACCCGCGGCACCTCACCGAGGTGGACGCCCTGTTCACCCGGGCCATGGACGAGCGCACCTCGTCGTGGTGGCTCGACGAGAACGGCGAGTGGACCCGGCACCACCAGGACGCCGAGGGCAAACCCCTCGACGACATGCAGAACAGGCTGATGCAGCAAATCGGGCAGCGGAAGCGCCCGGTGAGCCGCCGATGA
- a CDS encoding aminodeoxychorismate lyase, producing the protein MTLPFTLLIDPEPADSTRTDFVDTFHEIDSGAPALRVAELSTQRGDGIFETLSVVNGHPQEVEPHISRLINSAQICDLPVPNPAQWRAAIAYAVDRIPGDGELALKFVLSRGVEHGPAPTAWLHATRAADFTAVRENGVKVVTLDRGYPRGVAEQAPWLLMGAKTLSYAINMAALREAKRRGADDTIFLTHDGYVMEGPTSSVILRTDGRYVTPAPSGAILHGTTQQSVFEYLTAHGESVEYRDVTVDELRSADAAWLVSSVRLAVAVTALDGVEFPHDDELTRTLNASLLARTAS; encoded by the coding sequence ATGACCCTGCCTTTCACATTGCTCATCGATCCGGAGCCCGCAGACTCCACCCGCACCGACTTCGTCGACACGTTCCACGAGATCGATTCCGGCGCCCCGGCGCTGCGCGTGGCCGAGCTGAGCACGCAGCGCGGCGACGGCATCTTCGAGACCCTCAGTGTGGTCAACGGGCATCCGCAGGAGGTCGAGCCGCATATCAGCAGGCTCATCAACTCGGCGCAGATCTGCGACCTGCCGGTGCCCAACCCGGCGCAGTGGCGGGCGGCGATCGCCTATGCCGTCGACCGCATCCCCGGCGACGGTGAGCTGGCGCTCAAGTTCGTGCTCAGCCGCGGCGTCGAGCACGGCCCGGCGCCCACGGCCTGGTTGCACGCCACGCGGGCCGCCGACTTCACGGCCGTGCGGGAGAACGGCGTTAAGGTTGTCACCCTTGACCGCGGTTACCCCCGTGGTGTCGCCGAGCAGGCTCCCTGGTTGCTGATGGGCGCCAAGACCCTCAGCTACGCCATCAACATGGCCGCACTGCGGGAAGCCAAGCGACGTGGCGCCGACGACACGATCTTCCTCACCCACGACGGCTACGTCATGGAGGGCCCCACCTCCAGCGTGATCCTGCGCACCGACGGACGCTACGTCACCCCGGCACCGAGCGGCGCGATCCTGCACGGCACCACCCAGCAGAGCGTGTTCGAGTACCTCACCGCTCACGGTGAGAGCGTCGAGTACCGGGACGTCACGGTCGACGAGCTCCGGTCGGCGGATGCGGCGTGGCTGGTCTCCAGCGTGCGCCTCGCGGTCGCCGTCACCGCGCTGGACGGCGTGGAGTTCCCCCACGACGACGAGCTCACCCGCACCCTGAACGCGTCCCTGTTGGCCCGCACCGCCTCCTAG
- a CDS encoding NUDIX hydrolase, producing the protein MSDAATAVYAAGAVCWRLIDGKMHVLLIHRTVHGDITIPKGKVDPGETLPVTAVREIEEETGLAIALGVPLGVSEYPMPNGKDKIVHYWAAEVLPEHILRSTFVPNGEVAALEWVTIKKARTYLSYGQDVEIIDAFARLVAQGITSTFAIIALRHAKATPPHDWSGPDATRPLSERGVTQAAALAGTVSAWHPQRIFTSTATRCVTTVAPLSAATGVPFKRTDLISQDAWEQGTSDVRHSVGKRVRARKTAVLCSHGPVLPDILREIALATGSPVTQQVSNAAALAPSGFSVVHLSSDNPSAGILAIETHPPRL; encoded by the coding sequence ATGAGCGACGCCGCCACGGCCGTGTACGCGGCCGGCGCCGTGTGCTGGCGCCTGATCGACGGCAAGATGCACGTGCTGCTGATCCACCGCACCGTGCACGGCGACATCACCATCCCCAAGGGCAAGGTCGACCCCGGCGAGACGCTGCCGGTCACGGCAGTGCGGGAGATCGAGGAGGAGACGGGCCTGGCCATCGCGCTGGGCGTGCCACTGGGCGTGTCCGAGTACCCGATGCCCAACGGCAAGGACAAGATCGTGCACTACTGGGCCGCCGAGGTGCTGCCCGAGCACATCCTGCGTTCCACCTTCGTGCCCAACGGCGAGGTGGCCGCCCTCGAGTGGGTGACCATCAAGAAGGCCAGGACCTACCTCAGCTACGGCCAGGACGTGGAGATCATCGACGCGTTCGCCCGGCTTGTGGCGCAGGGCATCACGAGCACCTTCGCGATCATCGCACTCCGCCACGCCAAGGCCACTCCGCCGCACGACTGGTCGGGACCCGACGCCACCCGCCCGCTCAGCGAACGCGGTGTGACGCAGGCCGCGGCCCTGGCCGGCACCGTGAGCGCATGGCATCCGCAGCGCATCTTCACGAGCACCGCCACCCGCTGCGTCACCACCGTCGCCCCGCTGTCGGCGGCCACCGGTGTGCCGTTCAAGCGCACCGACCTGATCAGCCAGGACGCCTGGGAACAGGGCACCTCGGATGTGCGCCACAGCGTGGGCAAACGCGTCCGCGCCCGCAAGACCGCCGTGCTCTGCAGCCACGGACCGGTGTTGCCCGACATCCTGCGGGAGATCGCCCTGGCGACCGGCTCGCCGGTGACCCAGCAGGTCTCCAATGCCGCAGCGCTCGCGCCCAGCGGGTTCTCTGTCGTGCACCTCTCCAGTGACAACCCGAGCGCGGGGATCCTGGCGATCGAGACCCACCCGCCGCGCCTGTAG
- a CDS encoding DNA-directed RNA polymerase subunit beta, whose protein sequence is MADDFHKPTKFSGAKFESMMGGEDPAQISRIAHETAQALIARVRDSPDPEVVERLVAYTDEHGIDAVAELWSRATPRSLPGALWRIYLVRLLIRQDADGTSYLYQRGIDVAVTIDPIVAGAIVPTGPAEIIQLADEILRGVFTGDFAIALDRAAAFCRVIGAGCASVADDLDATEPGRSTELTTRALRFSTTAQEFASCARLWRSDSLE, encoded by the coding sequence ATGGCCGACGATTTCCACAAGCCCACCAAGTTCTCGGGCGCCAAGTTCGAGTCGATGATGGGCGGAGAGGATCCCGCCCAGATCAGCCGGATCGCGCACGAGACGGCGCAGGCCCTGATCGCACGGGTGCGCGACAGTCCAGACCCCGAGGTCGTCGAACGCCTTGTGGCCTACACCGACGAGCACGGCATCGACGCCGTCGCCGAGCTCTGGTCCCGGGCCACGCCGCGCAGCCTGCCCGGCGCGCTCTGGCGCATCTACCTGGTGCGGCTATTGATCCGGCAGGATGCCGACGGCACGTCTTACCTGTACCAACGCGGTATCGACGTGGCCGTCACCATCGACCCGATTGTGGCGGGGGCCATCGTGCCGACCGGCCCCGCCGAGATCATTCAGCTCGCCGACGAGATTCTCCGTGGCGTGTTCACCGGCGACTTTGCCATCGCGCTGGACCGGGCGGCGGCGTTCTGCCGGGTGATCGGCGCCGGCTGCGCCAGCGTGGCCGACGACCTCGACGCCACCGAACCGGGCCGCTCCACCGAGCTCACCACGCGCGCCCTGCGATTCTCGACAACCGCACAGGAATTCGCCTCCTGCGCCCGACTCTGGCGCAGCGACTCGCTCGAGTAG
- a CDS encoding sigma-70 family RNA polymerase sigma factor: MTAEFNLDSSSTAPSKEELLARVAEGDESAFGELYDQIAPRVLGLVKRVLIDHAQSEEVTQEIFLEIWQTAARYESQRGGASTWIMTMAHRRAIDRIRSSQAGRDRDTKVGIRDLAVPYDHVAETVEVRIEHERVEKAMSRLTELQRQAVSLSYFSGYSHREVADFLHIPLGTVKTRLRDGLIRLRDELGVTS; encoded by the coding sequence ATGACTGCTGAATTCAACCTCGACTCCTCGTCGACGGCGCCTTCGAAAGAAGAGCTGCTCGCCCGCGTAGCCGAGGGGGACGAGTCGGCGTTCGGAGAGCTCTACGACCAGATCGCCCCGCGGGTGCTTGGCCTTGTCAAGCGCGTGCTGATCGATCACGCACAGTCCGAAGAAGTGACCCAGGAGATTTTCCTGGAGATCTGGCAGACGGCTGCGCGGTATGAGTCACAGCGTGGCGGGGCCTCGACCTGGATCATGACCATGGCGCACCGACGTGCGATCGACCGAATCCGGTCGTCGCAGGCCGGCCGCGACAGGGATACCAAAGTGGGCATCCGCGACCTCGCGGTGCCGTATGACCACGTCGCGGAAACCGTTGAGGTACGCATCGAGCACGAAAGGGTGGAAAAAGCGATGTCCAGACTGACCGAACTGCAACGTCAGGCCGTGAGTCTGTCGTACTTCAGCGGGTACAGTCACCGTGAAGTCGCTGATTTCCTGCATATCCCCCTCGGCACGGTGAAGACCCGCCTCCGCGACGGGTTAATCCGCTTGCGAGATGAATTGGGGGTGACCTCGTGA